From Camelina sativa cultivar DH55 chromosome 20, Cs, whole genome shotgun sequence, the proteins below share one genomic window:
- the LOC104768813 gene encoding sucrose transport protein SUC8-like isoform X2: MSDLQEKNTKATLYRQSSSSSSTDLDDGPAPLRKMIAVTSIAAGIQFGWALQLSLLTPYVQLLGVPHKWSSLIWLCGPVSGLLVQPTVGYFSDRCQSRFGRRRPFIATGALLVAVAVFLIGYAADIGHRMGDKLDDHVKSSAVGIFALGFWILDVANNTLQGPCRAFLGDLAAGDARKTQIANAFFSFFMAVGNVLGYAAGSYTHLHKIFPFTVTKACDIYCANLKSCFFLSITLLVVVTSISLWYVEDKQWSPKPDSEEDKKTPFFGEIFGAFKVMKRPMWMLLIVTSLNWIAWFPFLLFDTDWMGREIYGGISDGDDKMKRLYNKGVHVGALGLMLNSVVLGVVSLGIEAVSKKIGAKRLWGGVNIILAGCLAMTVFFTKKAEEHRSNFGAMALPTEGIKAGALSLFAVLGIPLAYSVRTSFHHLK; the protein is encoded by the exons ATGAGTGACctccaagaaaaaaatactaaagcGACTCTGTATAgacagtcttcttcttcatcctcaacGGATCTTGATGATGGGCCGGCGCCGCTGAGAAAGATGATCGCGGTTACTTCTATCGCCGCCGGTATACAGTTCGGTTGGGCTCTTCAGTTGTCTCTCCTAACTCCGTACGTGCAACTTCTTGGTGTTCCACATAAATGGTCATCTCTTATTTGGCTATGTGGTCCTGTGTCCGGCCTGCTTGTTCAGCCAACCGTCGGTTATTTCAGTGACCGTTGTCAGTCGAGATTCGGTCGTCGTCGTCCTTTCATCGCCACCGGTGCTTTGCTTGTCGCCGTTGCTGTTTTCCTAATCGGATACGCGGCTGATATCGGACACAGAATGGGAGACAAACTCGACGACCATGTAAAGTCAAGTGCCGTCGGTATCTTCGCTCTCGGTTTCTGGATCCTTGACGTGGCTAACAACACTCTCCAAGGACCTTGTCGAGCTTTCCTCGGCGATTTAGCAGCTGGAGACGCTAGGAAAACGCAAATAGCAAACgcgtttttctctttcttcatggCCGTTGGAAACGTTTTGGGATACGCGGCCGGATCTTACACTCACCTCCACAAGATCTTTCCTTTCACAGTGACTAAAGCATGTGACATCTATTGCGCAAATCTAAAGAGTTGTTTCTTCCTTTCCATTACCCTCCTCGTCGTCGTCACCAGCATATCTCTTTGGTACGTAGAAGACAAACAATGGTCGCCAAAGCCAGACTccgaagaagacaagaaaactCCCTTCTTCGGCGAGATCTTTGGAGCCTTCAAGGTGATGAAACGTCCAATGTGGATGCTACTAATCGTCACGTCTTTGAACTGGATCGCATGGTTCCCTTTCCTTTTGTTCGATACTGACTGGATGGGTCGTGAAATTTACGGTGGAATATCAGATGGAGATGACAAGATGAAGAGACTTTACAACAAAGGAGTTCACGTTGGTGCATTGGGATTGATGCTTAACTCAGTCGTTCTTGGAGTCGTGTCCCTTGGTATTGAAGCTGTTAGTAAGAAAATTGGAGCTAAAAGGCTTTGGGGAGGTGTGAATATCATTCTCGCCGGGTGTTTGGCAATGAcggttttttttactaaaaaggCCGAGGAGCACCGGAGTAACTTCGGTGCAATGGCCCTTCCCACTGAAGGCATCAAAGCTGGAGCATTGAGTCTCTTCGCAGTTCTTGGAATTCCTCTAGCC TATTCCGTTCGCACTAGCTTCCATCATCTCAAGTAG
- the LOC104768813 gene encoding sucrose transport protein SUC8-like isoform X1: MSDLQEKNTKATLYRQSSSSSSTDLDDGPAPLRKMIAVTSIAAGIQFGWALQLSLLTPYVQLLGVPHKWSSLIWLCGPVSGLLVQPTVGYFSDRCQSRFGRRRPFIATGALLVAVAVFLIGYAADIGHRMGDKLDDHVKSSAVGIFALGFWILDVANNTLQGPCRAFLGDLAAGDARKTQIANAFFSFFMAVGNVLGYAAGSYTHLHKIFPFTVTKACDIYCANLKSCFFLSITLLVVVTSISLWYVEDKQWSPKPDSEEDKKTPFFGEIFGAFKVMKRPMWMLLIVTSLNWIAWFPFLLFDTDWMGREIYGGISDGDDKMKRLYNKGVHVGALGLMLNSVVLGVVSLGIEAVSKKIGAKRLWGGVNIILAGCLAMTVFFTKKAEEHRSNFGAMALPTEGIKAGALSLFAVLGIPLAITFSIPFALASIISSSSGAGQGLSLGVLNMSIVIPQMIVSFGAGPVDALFGGGNLPGFVVGAIAAAISSVVAFTVLP; encoded by the exons ATGAGTGACctccaagaaaaaaatactaaagcGACTCTGTATAgacagtcttcttcttcatcctcaacGGATCTTGATGATGGGCCGGCGCCGCTGAGAAAGATGATCGCGGTTACTTCTATCGCCGCCGGTATACAGTTCGGTTGGGCTCTTCAGTTGTCTCTCCTAACTCCGTACGTGCAACTTCTTGGTGTTCCACATAAATGGTCATCTCTTATTTGGCTATGTGGTCCTGTGTCCGGCCTGCTTGTTCAGCCAACCGTCGGTTATTTCAGTGACCGTTGTCAGTCGAGATTCGGTCGTCGTCGTCCTTTCATCGCCACCGGTGCTTTGCTTGTCGCCGTTGCTGTTTTCCTAATCGGATACGCGGCTGATATCGGACACAGAATGGGAGACAAACTCGACGACCATGTAAAGTCAAGTGCCGTCGGTATCTTCGCTCTCGGTTTCTGGATCCTTGACGTGGCTAACAACACTCTCCAAGGACCTTGTCGAGCTTTCCTCGGCGATTTAGCAGCTGGAGACGCTAGGAAAACGCAAATAGCAAACgcgtttttctctttcttcatggCCGTTGGAAACGTTTTGGGATACGCGGCCGGATCTTACACTCACCTCCACAAGATCTTTCCTTTCACAGTGACTAAAGCATGTGACATCTATTGCGCAAATCTAAAGAGTTGTTTCTTCCTTTCCATTACCCTCCTCGTCGTCGTCACCAGCATATCTCTTTGGTACGTAGAAGACAAACAATGGTCGCCAAAGCCAGACTccgaagaagacaagaaaactCCCTTCTTCGGCGAGATCTTTGGAGCCTTCAAGGTGATGAAACGTCCAATGTGGATGCTACTAATCGTCACGTCTTTGAACTGGATCGCATGGTTCCCTTTCCTTTTGTTCGATACTGACTGGATGGGTCGTGAAATTTACGGTGGAATATCAGATGGAGATGACAAGATGAAGAGACTTTACAACAAAGGAGTTCACGTTGGTGCATTGGGATTGATGCTTAACTCAGTCGTTCTTGGAGTCGTGTCCCTTGGTATTGAAGCTGTTAGTAAGAAAATTGGAGCTAAAAGGCTTTGGGGAGGTGTGAATATCATTCTCGCCGGGTGTTTGGCAATGAcggttttttttactaaaaaggCCGAGGAGCACCGGAGTAACTTCGGTGCAATGGCCCTTCCCACTGAAGGCATCAAAGCTGGAGCATTGAGTCTCTTCGCAGTTCTTGGAATTCCTCTAGCC ATTACTTTTAGTATTCCGTTCGCACTAGCTTCCATCATCTCAAGTAGCAGCGGTGCTGGACAAG GACTCTCTCTTGGAGTTTTAAATATGTCGATCGTGATACCGCAAATGATTGTATCATTTGGTGCTGGTCCTGTTGATGCATTATTTGGAGGTGGAAACTTACCAGGATTTGTAGTCGGAGCAATTGCAGCGGCTATTAGTAGTGTTGTAGCATTTACCGTTTTAccttaa
- the LOC104768812 gene encoding mitochondrial fission protein ELM1-like isoform X2 produces MRRTSSPELAATGLSEDQQVSVCGAVKRAIVIGNGYAGAENQCIGLIRSLGLFDRHLYYSVDRPRGGIIRCLQWLPISICKRIYRFISSICAGFSINATGITDVFDAKQIAALARNTFDKNGPLLVVACGSDTISVASSIRRLAMENVFVVQVQHPRSCLERFDLVITPRHDYYSLTPEGKRQIPFFLRPWVTPHEPPGRNVFLTTGALHNVDASTLRKATLEWKDEFASLSKPLVVVNIGGPTRNCLYGVDLSKKLCGMLQSILWSCGSLKISFSRRTPKKVADIITGELSSNSKVYIWDGKGNPFMLWVLNSVHGNFLTSRTLSVKEELFDL; encoded by the exons ATGCGACGAACATCGTCACCGGAACTGGCCGCCACCGGTTTATCGGAGGATCAACAAGTAAGTGTTTGCGGCGCAGTGAAACGAGCTATTGTGATCGGAAACGGCTACGCCGGCGCGGAGAATCAGTGCATCGGCCTTATTCGATCCTTAGGCCTCTTCGATCGTCACCTCTATTAT AGTGTCGATAGACCAAGAGGTGGAATCATTAGGTGCCTTCAATGGCTTCCGATCTCCATCTGCAAAAGAATTTATCGTTTTATCAGCAGTATTTGTGCCGGATTCTCCATTAACGCTACTG GAATCACAGATGTGTTTGATGCAAAACAGATTGCTGCTTTGGCTCGTAATACGTTTGACAA GAATGGACCGTTGTTAGTGGTGGCATGTGGTAGTGATACTATATCTGTTGCAAGCTCCATAAGACGACTAGCTATGGAAAACGTCTTTGTTGTCCAG GTGCAACATCCAAGGTCGTGTCTCGAGAGATTTGATCTTGTGATCACACCTCGTCATGATTATTATTCTTTAACACCTGAAGGAAAGAGGCAGATTCCTTTCTTTCTCCGGCCATGGGTAACTCCACATGAACCTCCAGGTAGAAATGTG TTTCTCACTACCGGAGCTCTTCATAACGTCGACGCTTCTACACTGAGAAAGGCTACTTTGGAATGGAAGGACGAGTTTGCTTCACTGTCAAAACCTTTGGTTGTAGTTAATATTGGAGGACCTACAA GGAACTGTTTGTATGGTGTTGATCTTTCTAAGAAATTGTGTGGGATGCTTCAGAGTATTCTATGGAGCTGTGGAAGCCTAAAAATATCTTTCTCAAGAAGAACACCAAAGAAG GTTGCAGATATTATAACAGGAGAACTGAGCTCTAACTCTAAGGTCTACATTTGGGATGGAAAAG